In the genome of bacterium SCSIO 12827, the window TTGCGGGGAATGGTCAAGACTTCGGTGTCGCCATCGGCGATCAGGGTAGCGCTGGCCCCCAGGCCATCGACGAAGGACATTTCGCCGACCACGTCGCCGGGGCCGAGCGGGCCGACGAATTCGCTTAAATGCCCACCTTCGAACACATGTGTGACGCGCAGCATGCCCTGCGCGACGACCATCAGGTTTTCGACCCGGTCGCCTTGGTTGATCACCGTATCGCCGCTGCCGTAGGCATGGCCGACCGCGACCTGCATCAAGGTCTCGCGCTCGTCATCGGTGAGGTTCCGGAAGGAATGTTCCAGGGCCATGAAAATCTGCCTTGCCCCTTGGGCGGCGTGAATTGATCAAGGAACCTAGCAGATGTTTCGCCGTCAAGGTAAGGCCCGGACGTGCGGACATGAAATTCTTCAAGGCCGCGCGGGGAAAGCTTCGCCGATCCAATCCCGAAGCCGGTTCCCCGCCCGTGCGCCCAAGGCCGCAGCGGCGGCGTTGGCGTGAGATATTACGCCTGTTTCCCAAGCCGAGGCGGCGTCGCCGATTCGGGCCGACGTATGGGCGACGGTCACCGCCGGAATGCCGCGGGTGTCGAGGGCGGGCAGGCGGGTAAGACCCGCATCTTCGATGCCGCTGCCGGCATCGTTGAACACGGCCAGAGCAGCGGCGGTCTTCAAGGCCCGGGCCGGGTCGCCGCCGACCAGCCCGCCGTGGGAAGCGGTGATCACGATCCGGCCCCGGTCCTCGGCCCCGACCAGGGACGCGGAATCGACGAGCACCACATCGGGCCCGCCGTCCTGCGTGATGACGCGGCGGGCTTCGTCCACCGGCGGCAAGGTGGCGGCCGAGACGGGCGCCCCGGCAAGGCGCTGCGCGGCCTCTGCGCAGGTCATGCCGACGGCGATGCCCAGGTTGTTTGCCGCCGTATTGACGGTGGCAACGACGCCCCGCGCCATCATGTCGCCGGCATCACCGATGCGCGCCGACAGGTGGGAAACGGCGGCGGCGGCCATGCCGGCCTGATCGAGGGCATGGATGCCGGCAACCCCGGCGCCGTCCAGCCCGCCGCCGGCGTCGTTGAGAACGACGGCTCGGAGGCCCGCCTTGGCCGCTAGATATCCGGGATAAAGCCCGCCGTGGGAGCCCGAGACGACGACGCGGCCCTGGTGGGCGGCGTCAACGTCGGTGATGGAGGGGAGCAGGTGGCGTTCATCGGTCATGGCGGGGAGTTTACCTTCACCGCTGTGCAATGCGCCCGAAAAGCCACATGCCGGCGGCCATGGCGGCAAGAAAGGCAAACGCCTTTGCCTCGCCCGTGCCGAGGGCGGCCAGGGCGGGACCCGGACAGAAGCCGACAAGGCCCCAGCCGATCCCGAACAAGACGGCGCCTGCGATCAGGCGGCGGTCCGGGCGGCCCGGCGGGGGCAGGTGGCTTTTGCTGTCGAGGACCGGCGCCCCGATGCGACGAACTAGCCAGTGGCCGGGAACGGAAACGGCGAGAGCGCCCGCCAGGACGAACGCGAGGGTCGGATCCCAAGCTCCCGTGATATCGAGAAAGCCCAGCACGCGGGCCGGGTTGACCATTTGCGAGATAATCAGGCCGGTGCCGAACAGGGCCCCGGCGATCAAGCTGACAAGCAGGCGTGCCATGGCCTTCACCCGCCGATCAGGTGGCGGGTGGCGAACACGGTCGCCACGGCCACGGAGATATAGACGGCCGTTGCGGCGATGGATCGGATCGACCCCCGTGCCATGCCGCAGACGCCGTGGCCGCTGGTGCAGCCGCTGCCAAGCCGCGTACCGATGCCGACCAGCAATCCCCCTATGATCAGGATGGGCCAGTCAGCGGCGATCTTGACGTCGGGGGAAACCAGCTTCAGGCCAAGAAATCCGGCACCGACCAACCCGGCGATGAAGGCCGCGCGCCAGGCCAGGTTCGCGCGTTCACCGTCCAGCAGGCCGCCCAGGATGCCGCTGATGCCCGCGACCCGGCCGTTGAACAGGGCCAGAACAACCGCGCCCAGGCCAATCAGGACGCCGCCGGCAAGGGCGGAGGTGGGATCAAAGGGAATCATGGGACAGATTTAGCACGGCTGTTCACGGCAAAACACATTCAAAGGCATGAATGTTATTTTGTTGGGCGAACGCGGGTCTCGCGGTGCCAGATGTACAGACCCGTGGCGATGACGATGCCCGCCCCCCGGACGGTGGTCAGGTCGGGCAGGACGTTCCAGATCAACAGGTCGAACAGTACGGCCCAGCAGATCGCCGTGTATTCGAAGGGTGTGACCACGGCTGCCGGCGCGAATTTCATGGCGAAGGTCATAAGAATCTGGCCCAGCCCACCAACCAACCCGGCGCAGATGTAGAAGATCAGGTGTTCGGTCGTCGGCGTGATCCAGACGAAGGGCAGGACCAGCAGTGACACGGCGACGCCGGTGATCATGTAATAGAACACGATCAGATAGGGCGTTTCCGTGGCCGATAGCTGCTTGATCAGGATCAGGCTGGCGGCCCAGCACAGGGTGCCGAACAGGGCAAAGAGGGCGCCGACCTGAAAGTTCCCTGTGGGGTCGAGGGCGATCATCACGCCGATGAAGCCGATGGCGATCGCGACCCAGCGGCGCAGGCCGACCTTTTCGCCGAGAAACGGAATGGCCAGAAGGGTCGTGAAAATGGGAACGGACATGGCGATGGACATGCCGTCGCTCATGGGAATTGTCGAATAGGCGTAGAAGAAGCTGGCATTACCGACCACGCCGAACAGGGCGCGCACGAAATGGCCGAGCGGCCGATTGGTGCGGAACGACGTCGGCCCGGCGGCATAGAATATCAGCGGCACCACCATGACCGTGGCGATGGCGTTGCGGAAGAACACGGCCTGAAACGGCGAATATTCCGGGCCCGCCAGTTTGACGAACATCTGCATGGCCGCCAGCGCCCCGACCGACCCGGCCATGCACAGGATGCCCAGCGCCAGCGAGCGCCGGGTCGTGTCGGTCAAAGGGGGGTGGGCGGCGTCAGTCAGACAGGGCGGCCTTGAGTTCCGGGACGGCAGTGAACAGGTCCGCGACCAGGCCGTAATCGGCGACCTGGAAGATCGGTGCTTCCTCGTCCTTGTTGATGGCGACGATGACCTTGGAATCCTTCATCCCGGCCAGGTGCTGAATGGCACCCGAAATGCCGACGGCGATATACAGCTCGGGTGCGACGACCTTGCCGGTCTGGCCGACCTGATAATCGTTGGGCACGAAGCCCGCGTCGACGGCGGCGCGGCTGGCGCCCACGGCAGCGCCCAGGATGTCCGCGACATCTTCCAGCAGGTGGAAATTGTCGCCCGACTGCATGCCGCGCCCGCCCGAGATGATGACCTTGGCGCTGGTCAGTTCCGGGCGTTCGGACTTGGTCAGTTCCTGACCCGCGAAGGTCGCAAGGTCGCTGGCACCATCGCCGGCGACGTCCTCGATGGCGGCGGAACCGCCTTCGGCGTTGGCTGCATCGAAGCCCGTGGCGCGCACGGTCAGAACCTTCTTGGCGTCCGATGTCTTAACGGTCGCAAGAGCGTTGCCGGCGTAGATCGGACGGATGAAGGTGTCGGGGCCTTCGACGGCGGAGATATCGGAAATTTGCTGCACGTCGAGCAAGGCCGCGACCCGCGGCATGACGTTCTTGCCGCTGGTGGTGGCGGCGGCCAGGATATGCTCGAAGCCATCCGCCAGCTTGGCGATCAGGGGCGCCACGTTCTCGGCAATTTCGTTGGCATAGGCCGCGTCGTCGGCGATCAGCACCTTGGCCACGCCGTCGATCTTGGCGGCGGCCTCGGCGACCGCGCGGCAGCCCGATCCGGCGACCAGGACGGTGACGTCGCCCAATTGCTTGGCGGCGGCGACGGCGTTGAGGGTTGCTGCCTTCAGGGCCGCGTTGTCGTGTTCCGCATAAACCAGGACAGCCATGATCAGATCACCTTCGCTTCGTTCTTAAGTTTCTCGACCAGTTCGGCCGCGCTTTCGACCTTCACACCGGCCTGACGGGCGGGCGGTTCGGTCACTTTCAGGATTTCGACCCGGGGCGACACATCGACGCCCAGTTCGTCCGCCGTCAGCTTGGCGATCTCTTTCTTCTTGGCCTTCATGATGTTGGGCAGGGAGGCATAGCGCGGCTCGTTCAGGCGCAGGTCCGTGGTCAGCACGGCCGGCAGCTTGAGGTCCAGGGTTTCCAGCCCGCCGTCGATTTCACGGGTGACCTTGGCCTGTCCGGCAGCGAGCTCAATCTTCGACGCGAAGGTGCCCTGCGACCAGCCCATGAGGGCGGCCAGCATCTGGCCGACCTGGTTGTTGTCGTCGTCGATGGCCTGCTTGCCCAGAATCACGACGTCCGGGTTTTCGCGGGCGATCAGTTCCTTGAAGATCTTGGCAATGGCCAGCGGCTCAACCCGGCCATCGGCGACCACGTGAATGCCGCGGTCGGCACCCATGGCGAGTGCCGTGCGGATGGTTTCCTGAGCCTGATCCGGGCCGATCGACACGGCGATCAG includes:
- a CDS encoding cyclic nucleotide-binding domain-containing protein, with product MALEHSFRNLTDDERETLMQVAVGHAYGSGDTVINQGDRVENLMVVAQGMLRVTHVFEGGHLSEFVGPLGPGDVVGEMSFVDGLGASATLIADGDTEVLTIPRNAIDALMSENPTFAGRLYKDLLLHLSRRLRATNLRADSGPAATG
- a CDS encoding YeeE/YedE family protein, giving the protein MARLLVSLIAGALFGTGLIISQMVNPARVLGFLDITGAWDPTLAFVLAGALAVSVPGHWLVRRIGAPVLDSKSHLPPPGRPDRRLIAGAVLFGIGWGLVGFCPGPALAALGTGEAKAFAFLAAMAAGMWLFGRIAQR
- a CDS encoding YeeE/YedE family protein, with the protein product MIPFDPTSALAGGVLIGLGAVVLALFNGRVAGISGILGGLLDGERANLAWRAAFIAGLVGAGFLGLKLVSPDVKIAADWPILIIGGLLVGIGTRLGSGCTSGHGVCGMARGSIRSIAATAVYISVAVATVFATRHLIGG
- a CDS encoding DMT family transporter produces the protein MTDTTRRSLALGILCMAGSVGALAAMQMFVKLAGPEYSPFQAVFFRNAIATVMVVPLIFYAAGPTSFRTNRPLGHFVRALFGVVGNASFFYAYSTIPMSDGMSIAMSVPIFTTLLAIPFLGEKVGLRRWVAIAIGFIGVMIALDPTGNFQVGALFALFGTLCWAASLILIKQLSATETPYLIVFYYMITGVAVSLLVLPFVWITPTTEHLIFYICAGLVGGLGQILMTFAMKFAPAAVVTPFEYTAICWAVLFDLLIWNVLPDLTTVRGAGIVIATGLYIWHRETRVRPTK
- a CDS encoding FAD-binding protein; this translates as MAVLVYAEHDNAALKAATLNAVAAAKQLGDVTVLVAGSGCRAVAEAAAKIDGVAKVLIADDAAYANEIAENVAPLIAKLADGFEHILAAATTSGKNVMPRVAALLDVQQISDISAVEGPDTFIRPIYAGNALATVKTSDAKKVLTVRATGFDAANAEGGSAAIEDVAGDGASDLATFAGQELTKSERPELTSAKVIISGGRGMQSGDNFHLLEDVADILGAAVGASRAAVDAGFVPNDYQVGQTGKVVAPELYIAVGISGAIQHLAGMKDSKVIVAINKDEEAPIFQVADYGLVADLFTAVPELKAALSD
- a CDS encoding electron transfer flavoprotein subunit beta/FixA family protein translates to MKILVGVKRVIDAYVKVRVKSDHTGVETQNVKMSMNPFDEIAVEEGVRLREAGTADELIAVSIGPDQAQETIRTALAMGADRGIHVVADGRVEPLAIAKIFKELIARENPDVVILGKQAIDDDNNQVGQMLAALMGWSQGTFASKIELAAGQAKVTREIDGGLETLDLKLPAVLTTDLRLNEPRYASLPNIMKAKKKEIAKLTADELGVDVSPRVEILKVTEPPARQAGVKVESAAELVEKLKNEAKVI